A DNA window from Solanum lycopersicum chromosome 3, SLM_r2.1 contains the following coding sequences:
- the LOC101245238 gene encoding pumilio homolog 23 isoform X1 gives MVSVGLHALVSRKHRGCDLTEQPTAWENQTNNQGVRKRTMGRKTSKKHAGVNTDYTVESVSGGNADDNDRPHKDKKTTPVPQTSFLRKQIDPETAKYFAEIANAIEGTEIDPEERSVICGNALEETRGKEAELATDYIISHTLQTLLEGCSLDHLCTFLQSCAKNFSHIAADRSGSHVVETALKSLSFHLQDNENHSLIEHALKKICKAIVVNPVDIMCNCHGSHVLRSLLCLFKGVPLEEFHSTKSSVGLAERLNLKAPHAKNVSLQPVQIFPSLLKKFVSEMLNTASEDISKLQMNQYSSLVLQTVLKSLAGNEQELLHLIRVLLGSSAGSANAGNLLEGIPIRNILRLVEETAYSHLMEAILEFAPETLYDELLTKVFRKSLFRMSSHHCANFVVQALASHAKSQDHMDLIWEELGTKFRDLFEMGKSGVVVSVLAATQRLHSHEHECCQAIAASVCTGDEFPKGIVPRILFLENFFCSRDKSNWSWPHGTKIHVVGSLILQSIFRLPSELIQVYITSITSLEEHHVLEASKDPSGSRFIESFLNSNISGKQKRKLVAKLRGHFGELSVHPFGSFTVEKCFTASNLNLRETIVSEMLPLQPELSKSKQGPYLLRKLDIDGFARQPDLWKSRQASQQSALKEFYATFGPKETKSFEKESFLADTVSKSKPGKLKDIRKEIETTLASAKTSITPFLAHQVSKKVKRSKDEKKRHRKDGESESKRKKIKV, from the exons ATGGTTTCTGTAGGTCTGCATGCTTTAGTTTCAAGAAAGCATAGAGGCTGTGATTTGACGGAGCAACCAACTGCTTGGGAGAACCAAACGAATAATCAGGGGGTAAGGAAAAGAACAATGGGCCGAAAGACTTCGAAAAAGCATGCTGGAGTTAACACTGACTATACTGTTGAAAGTGTGTCTGGAGGGAATGCCGATGACAATGATAGACCTCACAAGGACAAAAAGACAACCCCTGTCCCACAGACATCATTTCTCAG AAAGCAGATTGATCCTGAGACTGCAAAATACTTTGCAGAGATTGCTAATGCCATAGAAGGTACTGAAATTGACCCAGAGGAGCGATCTGTCATTTGTGGAAATGCCTTGGAAGAAACCAGAGGGAAAGAAGCAGAACTTGCAACTGATTATATAATAAGCCATACTTTGCAAACCCTACTTGAAGGCTGTTCTTTGGATCACCTTTGTACTTTCCTTCAGAGCTGTGCAAAGAATTTCTCTCATATTGCAGCTGACAGATCTGGTTCTCATGTAGTTGAAACAGCTTTAAAATCTTTATCTTTTCACCTTCAGGATAATGAGAATCATTCTCTGATTGAACATGCTCTGAAAAAAATCTGTAAG GCAATTGTTGTCAATCCTGTAGATATAATGTGCAACTGTCATGGATCTCATGTGCTTCGGAGTCTTCTCTGTCTATTCAAAGGCGTGCCTTTAGAAGAGTTCCATTCCACAAAGTCATCAGTTGGCTTGGCCGAGCGCTTGAATCTCAAGGCACCTCATGCAAAAAACGTCTCACTGCAACCTGTGCAAATATTTCCTAGTTTGCTTAAAAAATTCGTATCAGAGATGTTAAATACTGCCAGCGAAGACATTTCGAAACTTCAAATGAATCAATACAGCAGTTTAGTTCTGCAG ACTGTTTTGAAATCATTGGCCGGAAATGAACAAGAGTTGTTGCATTTAATTCGAGTTCTTCTTGGAAGCAGTGCTGGAAGTGCCAATGCTGGAAACTTGTTAGAAGGAATACCCATACGGAACATTTTAAGGCTAGTGGAAGAAACTGCATACAGTCATTTAATGGAG GCCATCCTGGAATTTGCTCCTGAAACATTGTACGATGAGTTGTTAACGAAAGTTTTCAGGAAGTCATTGTTTCGCATGTCATCTCATCACTGTGCAAACTTTGTTGTGCAGGCTTTAGCATCTCATGCCAAAAGTCAGGATCAT ATGGACTTGATCTGGGAGGAGCTTGGTACAAAGTTTCGCGATCTTTTTGAAATGGGAAAGTCTGGAGTTGTTGTTTCTGTCCTTGCTGCAACTCAAAGACTCCACAGCCATGAACATGAG TGTTGTCAGGCCATTGCTGCTTCTGTATGCACAGGGGATGAGTTTCCCAAGGGTATCGTCCCCCGAatattatttcttgaaaatttcttTTGCTCAAGAGACAAATCGAACTGGAGTTGGCCACATGGAACAAAGATTCATGTCGTTGGATCTTTGATTCTGCAGTCGATATTTAGACTTCCTAGT GAACTAATACAGGTGTACATTACTAGTATCACATCTTTAGAAGAACATCATGTTCTCGAGGCATCGAAAGATCCTAGTGGTTCACGGTTCATTGAATCTTTTCTCAACTCGAATATATCGGGAAAGCAAAAGAGGAAGTTAGTTGCCAA GCTTCGAGGACATTTTGGTGAACTCTCAGTGCACCCATTTGGTTCATTTACTGTTGAAAAGTGCTTCACTGCTAGTAACTTGAATCTGAGAGAGACAATAGTATCGGAAATGTTACCTCTCCAACCAGAGTTATCCAAGTCTAAGCAGGGACCTTACCTACTGAGGAAACTTGATATTGATGG ATTTGCAAGGCAACCCGACCTGTGGAAGTCAAGACAAGCTTCACAACAATCTGCTCTGAAAGAATTTTATGCTACATTTGGACCAAAGGAAACCAAATCATTTGAAAAGGAGAGCTTTCTTGCTGATACTGTTTCCAAATCAAAGCCAGGAAAGTTAAAAGACATTAGGAAAGAGATTGAGACAACTTTAGCTTCTGCCAAAACTTCAATTACCCCCTTCTTGGCTCATCAGGTTTCAAAAAAAGTGAAAAGGTCTAAAGACGAGAAGAAAAGGCATAGGAAAGATGGCGAGTCAGAAtctaaaagaaagaagatcaaaGTTTAA
- the LOC101245743 gene encoding pectinesterase 3, with product MDTMKSFKGYGKVDELEEEAFRKKTRKRLIILIVSAVLLLIAVVGIVVGTVVHKNNDSKQPSSTAQSLQVLCSLTEYKDSCLSSLSSSNVTDPETLFVLSLKIAMDAVKKLSSGPQNWAKLTKEPKVQKALEVCETVFDDAIDKLDDSVSSVQVNGGAKLLSGPKIDDLRTWLSSTLTDQETCLDALEEINATFVNDAKLLMKNSTEFTSNSLAIVANIFGILGKFNIPIHRKLLNIGEFPEWVAAGDRRLMQEVNPTPDVTVASDGSGNVTTIGEAVKMVPKKSKTRFVIHVKEGEYVETVRMDKSLWNVMMYGDGKTKTIISGSLNFIDGTPTFETATFAVAGRGFIARDITFRNTAGAAKHQAVAMRSGSDQSVFYRCSFDAFQDTLYAHSNRQFYRECDITGTIDFMFGNAAVVFQSCKIQPRQPLANQFVTITAQGKKDPNQNSGMSIQKCDLSPLDDLKAPTYLGRPWKDYSTTVIMQSTIGAFLHPLGWIEWVKGVEPANTIFYAEYANTGPGASVTQRVKWAGYKSSITPDQAAQYTVPSLIQGDTWLPDTAVAFDSTL from the exons ATGGATACGATGAAATCTTTCAAAGGCTATGGCAAAGTGGACGAGTTGGAAGAAGAAGCTTTCAGGAAGAAAACCCGCAAGCGTCTAATCATCTTAATCGTCTCTGCCGTTCTTCTCCTTATTGCAGTTGTAGGCATAGTTGTTGGAACTGTTGTTCACAAAAACAACGATTCGAAACAACCCTCTTCTACTGCTCAATCTCTGCAAGTTCTCTGTAGCTTAACTGAGTACAAAGATTCGTGCTTATCAAGCTTATCATCCTCAAATGTCACTGATCCAGAAACGTTGTTCGTACTTTCTTTGAAAATCGCCATGGATGCGGTCAAAAAATTGTCTTCTGGACCACAGAATTGGGCGAAATTGACTAAAGAACCCAAAGTACAAAAGGCATTGGAAGTCTGCGAGACTGTATTCGACGATGCAATTGATAAACTTGACGACTCTGTTTCGTCAGTGCAAGTGAACGGAGGCGCAAAACTGCTTTCAGGACCTAAAATCGACGATCTCAGAACTTGGTTGAGCTCGACGCTTACAGATCAGGAGACTTGCTTGGATGCACTCGAAGAAATCAATGCCACATTCGTGAACGACGCTAAGCTGTTAATGAAAAATTCGACTGAATTTACCAGCAACAGTTTAGCTATTGTGGCTAACATTTTTGGGATTCTAGGTAAATTCAATATTCCGATTCACCGGAAATTGTTGAACATTGGAGAATTCCCGGAATGGGTGGCAGCAGGTGACCGGAGACTAATGCAGGAGGTTAATCCTACCCCGGACGTGACAGTGGCGAGTGATGGTTCAGGAAATGTTACGACTATTGGAGAAGCAGTGAAAATGGTGCCGAAAAAGAGCAAAACGAGATTCGTGATACATGTGAAGGAAGGTGAATATGTGGAGACAGTGAGAATGGATAAGTCGCTTTGGAATGTCATGATGTACGGCGATGGCAAAACTAAGACCATTATTTCCGGAAGCTTGAACTTCATCGATGGAACTCCCACTTTTGAGACGGCCACATTTG CTGTTGCTGGTAGAGGCTTCATTGCCAGAGACATAACATTCAGGAACACAGCTGGCGCGGCAAAGCACCAGGCAGTGGCCATGCGTTCGGGGTCCGATCAATCTGTATTTTATCGATGTTCGTTTGATGCCTTCCAGGACACCCTCTATGCTCACTCCAACCGTCAATTTTACCGAGAATGTGACATTACAGGTACAATCGATTTCATGTTTGGTAACGCTGCGGTTGTTTTCCAAAGTTGTAAAATCCAGCCGAGACAACCATTAGCCAATCAGTTTGTGACCATTACGGCCCAAGGCAAAAAAGATCCAAATCAGAACTCAGGCATGTCTATTCAAAAGTGTGATCTTTCACCATTGGATGATCTGAAAGCGCCAACATACTTGGGCAGGCCCTGGAAGGACTACTCTACAACAGTAATCATGCAGTCCACTATTGGTGCATTCTTGCATCCTCTTGGCTGGATTGAATGGGTCAAGGGTGTGGAGCCAGCCAACACCATTTTCTATGCTGAGTATGCCAACACCGGCCCAGGTGCATCTGTGACCCAAAGGGTCAAATGGGCCGGTTATAAGTCCAGCATTACCCCAGACCAGGCGGCCCAGTATACCGTACCGTCTCTCATACAAGGCGACACTTGGTTACCAGACACAGCTGTTGCCTTTGATTCTACCTTGTAA
- the LOC101245238 gene encoding pumilio homolog 23 isoform X2, with the protein MGRKTSKKHAGVNTDYTVESVSGGNADDNDRPHKDKKTTPVPQTSFLRKQIDPETAKYFAEIANAIEGTEIDPEERSVICGNALEETRGKEAELATDYIISHTLQTLLEGCSLDHLCTFLQSCAKNFSHIAADRSGSHVVETALKSLSFHLQDNENHSLIEHALKKICKAIVVNPVDIMCNCHGSHVLRSLLCLFKGVPLEEFHSTKSSVGLAERLNLKAPHAKNVSLQPVQIFPSLLKKFVSEMLNTASEDISKLQMNQYSSLVLQTVLKSLAGNEQELLHLIRVLLGSSAGSANAGNLLEGIPIRNILRLVEETAYSHLMEAILEFAPETLYDELLTKVFRKSLFRMSSHHCANFVVQALASHAKSQDHMDLIWEELGTKFRDLFEMGKSGVVVSVLAATQRLHSHEHECCQAIAASVCTGDEFPKGIVPRILFLENFFCSRDKSNWSWPHGTKIHVVGSLILQSIFRLPSELIQVYITSITSLEEHHVLEASKDPSGSRFIESFLNSNISGKQKRKLVAKLRGHFGELSVHPFGSFTVEKCFTASNLNLRETIVSEMLPLQPELSKSKQGPYLLRKLDIDGFARQPDLWKSRQASQQSALKEFYATFGPKETKSFEKESFLADTVSKSKPGKLKDIRKEIETTLASAKTSITPFLAHQVSKKVKRSKDEKKRHRKDGESESKRKKIKV; encoded by the exons ATGGGCCGAAAGACTTCGAAAAAGCATGCTGGAGTTAACACTGACTATACTGTTGAAAGTGTGTCTGGAGGGAATGCCGATGACAATGATAGACCTCACAAGGACAAAAAGACAACCCCTGTCCCACAGACATCATTTCTCAG AAAGCAGATTGATCCTGAGACTGCAAAATACTTTGCAGAGATTGCTAATGCCATAGAAGGTACTGAAATTGACCCAGAGGAGCGATCTGTCATTTGTGGAAATGCCTTGGAAGAAACCAGAGGGAAAGAAGCAGAACTTGCAACTGATTATATAATAAGCCATACTTTGCAAACCCTACTTGAAGGCTGTTCTTTGGATCACCTTTGTACTTTCCTTCAGAGCTGTGCAAAGAATTTCTCTCATATTGCAGCTGACAGATCTGGTTCTCATGTAGTTGAAACAGCTTTAAAATCTTTATCTTTTCACCTTCAGGATAATGAGAATCATTCTCTGATTGAACATGCTCTGAAAAAAATCTGTAAG GCAATTGTTGTCAATCCTGTAGATATAATGTGCAACTGTCATGGATCTCATGTGCTTCGGAGTCTTCTCTGTCTATTCAAAGGCGTGCCTTTAGAAGAGTTCCATTCCACAAAGTCATCAGTTGGCTTGGCCGAGCGCTTGAATCTCAAGGCACCTCATGCAAAAAACGTCTCACTGCAACCTGTGCAAATATTTCCTAGTTTGCTTAAAAAATTCGTATCAGAGATGTTAAATACTGCCAGCGAAGACATTTCGAAACTTCAAATGAATCAATACAGCAGTTTAGTTCTGCAG ACTGTTTTGAAATCATTGGCCGGAAATGAACAAGAGTTGTTGCATTTAATTCGAGTTCTTCTTGGAAGCAGTGCTGGAAGTGCCAATGCTGGAAACTTGTTAGAAGGAATACCCATACGGAACATTTTAAGGCTAGTGGAAGAAACTGCATACAGTCATTTAATGGAG GCCATCCTGGAATTTGCTCCTGAAACATTGTACGATGAGTTGTTAACGAAAGTTTTCAGGAAGTCATTGTTTCGCATGTCATCTCATCACTGTGCAAACTTTGTTGTGCAGGCTTTAGCATCTCATGCCAAAAGTCAGGATCAT ATGGACTTGATCTGGGAGGAGCTTGGTACAAAGTTTCGCGATCTTTTTGAAATGGGAAAGTCTGGAGTTGTTGTTTCTGTCCTTGCTGCAACTCAAAGACTCCACAGCCATGAACATGAG TGTTGTCAGGCCATTGCTGCTTCTGTATGCACAGGGGATGAGTTTCCCAAGGGTATCGTCCCCCGAatattatttcttgaaaatttcttTTGCTCAAGAGACAAATCGAACTGGAGTTGGCCACATGGAACAAAGATTCATGTCGTTGGATCTTTGATTCTGCAGTCGATATTTAGACTTCCTAGT GAACTAATACAGGTGTACATTACTAGTATCACATCTTTAGAAGAACATCATGTTCTCGAGGCATCGAAAGATCCTAGTGGTTCACGGTTCATTGAATCTTTTCTCAACTCGAATATATCGGGAAAGCAAAAGAGGAAGTTAGTTGCCAA GCTTCGAGGACATTTTGGTGAACTCTCAGTGCACCCATTTGGTTCATTTACTGTTGAAAAGTGCTTCACTGCTAGTAACTTGAATCTGAGAGAGACAATAGTATCGGAAATGTTACCTCTCCAACCAGAGTTATCCAAGTCTAAGCAGGGACCTTACCTACTGAGGAAACTTGATATTGATGG ATTTGCAAGGCAACCCGACCTGTGGAAGTCAAGACAAGCTTCACAACAATCTGCTCTGAAAGAATTTTATGCTACATTTGGACCAAAGGAAACCAAATCATTTGAAAAGGAGAGCTTTCTTGCTGATACTGTTTCCAAATCAAAGCCAGGAAAGTTAAAAGACATTAGGAAAGAGATTGAGACAACTTTAGCTTCTGCCAAAACTTCAATTACCCCCTTCTTGGCTCATCAGGTTTCAAAAAAAGTGAAAAGGTCTAAAGACGAGAAGAAAAGGCATAGGAAAGATGGCGAGTCAGAAtctaaaagaaagaagatcaaaGTTTAA
- the PMEU1 gene encoding pectinesterase/pectinesterase inhibitor U1 precursor produces MTRVEDFFSKQIDFCKRKKKIYLAIVASVLLVAAVIGVVAGVKSHSKNSDDHADIMAISSSAHAIVKSACSNTLHPELCYSAIVNVSDFSKKVTSQKDVIELSLNITVKAVRRNYYAVKELIKTRKGLTPREKVALHDCLETMDETLDELHTAVEDLELYPNKKSLKEHAEDLKTLISSAITNQETCLDGFSHDEADKKVRKVLLKGQKHVEKMCSNALAMICNMTDTDIANEMKLSAPANNRKLVEDNGEWPEWLSAGDRRLLQSSTVTPDVVVAADGSGDYKTVSEAVAKAPEKSSKRYVIRIKAGVYRENVDVPKKKTNIMFMGDGKSNTIITASRNVQDGSTTFHSATVAAVGEKFLARDITFQNTAGASKHQAVALRVGSDLSAFYRCDMLAYQDTLYVHSNRQFFVQCLVAGTVDFIFGNGAAVFQDCDIHARRPGSGQKNMVTAQGRTDPNQNTGIVIQKCRIGATSDLRPVQKSFPTYLGRPWKEYSRTVIMQSSITDVIQPAGWHEWNGNFALDTLFYGEYANTGAGAPTSGRVKWKGHKVITSSTEAQAYTPGRFIAGGSWLSSTGFPFSLGL; encoded by the exons ATGACACGTGTTGAAGATTTTTTCAGCAAACAAATCGATTTTtgtaaaaggaagaaaaaaatctaCTTGGCCATTGTTGCCTCAGTCCTGCTGGTTGCTGCAGTAATCGGAGTAGTCGCCGGAGTAAAATCTCATTCGAAAAACTCCGACGATCATGCAGACATAATGGCCATTTCGTCTTCAGCCCATGCTATTGTAAAATCTGCGTGTAGCAACACTCTACACCCCGAACTGTGTTACTCTGCGATTGTCAATGTTTCTGATTTCTCAAAAAAAGTAACAAGCCAAAAAGATGTGATTGAATTGTCCTTGAATATCACTGTCAAAGCCGTTCGACGCAACTACTATGCAGTCAAGGAACTCATCAAAACTAGAAAAG gTTTAACCCCACGAGAAAAGGTTGCgctgcatgactgcctggagacgATGGACGAGACACTCGACGAGCTCCACACTGCTGTAGAAGATCTGGAGCTATATCCCAACAAAAAATCATTGAAAGAACACGCGGAAGACCTGAAAACTCTAATAAGTTCCGCAATTACAAACCAGGAAACTTGCCTCGACGGTTTCTCTCACGATGAGGCCGATAAAAAGGTACGCAAGGTTTTGTTGAAAGGCCAAAAGCACGTGGAAAAAATGTGCAGCAATGCTTTAGCTATGATCTGTAACATGACCGATACCGACATTGCAAATGAGATGAAATTATCGGCCCCCGCCAATAATAGGAAGTTAGTAGAGGATAACGGCGAGTGGCCGGAGTGGTTGTCCGCCGGCGACAGGAGGTTATTGCAGTCGTCGACGGTGACGCCAGATGTGGTTGTGGCGGCCGACGGAAGCGGAGATTACAAAACGGTGTCAGAGGCGGTAGCAAAAGCGCCAGAGAAGAGTAGCAAGAGGTATGTGATTAGGATAAAAGCTGGTGTTTACAGGGAAAACGTGGATGTGCCAAAGAAGAAGACGAATATTATGTTTATGGGAGATGGCAAAAGCAATACAATAATCACAGCAAGTAGGAATGTGCAAGATGGTAGCACTACCTTCCACTCTGCTACAGTTg CCGCGGTGGGGGAAAAGTTCTTGGCCCGGGATATAACCTTCCAAAACACAGCAGGAGCCTCGAAGCATCAAGCCGTGGCACTTCGCGTGGGCTCTGATTTGTCCGCATTTTATAGATGTGACATGTTGGCTTATCAGGACACCCTCTACGTCCACTCTAATCGTCAATTCTTTGTACAATGTTTAGTCGCTGGTACCGTTGATTTTATATTCGGGAATGGTGCTGCTGTTTTTCAAGACTGTGATATTCACGCCAGGCGTCCTGGTTCGGGCCAGAAGAACATGGTTACTGCTCAAGGAAGAACTGACCCTAACCAGAATACTGGTATTGTTATCCAGAAATGTAGAATTGGTGCAACGTCTGATTTGAGACCGGTGCAGAAGAGTTTCCCTACATATCTAGGAAGGCCGTGGAAAGAATATTCGAGGACAGTGATCATGCAATCGTCGATTACTGATGTGATCCAGCCTGCTGGATGGCATGAATGGAATGGGAATTTTGCATTGGATACTCTGTTTTATGGGGAGTATGCAAATACAGGGGCAGGAGCACCGACGTCAGGAAGAGTTAAATGGAAAGGGCACAAGGTAATTACAAGTTCAACTGAGGCCCAAGCTTATACTCCTGGCAGGTTCATTGCTGGAGGTAGTTGGTTGAGCTCCACAGGCTTCCCTTTTTCTCTTGGtctttaa
- the LOC101246035 gene encoding alanine aminotransferase 2: MRKVVKKLVNRKRSPFFTLRPLFAKSIMRRFVADKAKTLINRSRTTCSSSFPPPIITSTSVLQRLTSSSSSSSQSTAVLRFLSTSSDSMASDYSSTPVTLNNVNPKVLKCEYAVRGEIVNLAQKLQQDLKENPGSHPFDEILYCNIGNPQSLAQQPITFFREVLALCDHPLILDKSETQGLFSADSIERAFQILDQIPGRATGAYSHSQGIKGLRDTIASGIEARDGFPADPNDIFLTDGASPAVHMMMQLLIGSENDGILCPIPQYPLYSASIALHGGTLVPYYLDEETGWGLEVSELENQLKTAKSKGINVRALAVINPGNPTGQVLAEANQREIVEFCKKEGLVLLADEVYQENVYVPEKQFHSFKKVARSMGFGEKDISLVSFQSVSKGFYGECGKRGGYMEVTGFSPEIREQIYKVASVNLCSNISGQILASLVMSPPKVGDESYESFAAEKEGILSSLARRAKTLEDAFSNLEGVTCNKAEGAMYLFPRINLPDKAIKAAEEAKIAPDAFYARHLLNATGIVVVPGSGFGQRPGTWHFRCTILPQEEKIPAIVSRLTEFHKLFMDEFRG; this comes from the exons ATGCGAAAAGTGGTAAAAAAGTTGGTGAATCGTAAACGTTCACCGTTCTTCACTCTCCGCCCACTGTTCGCCAAATCCATAATGCGGAGATTCGTTGCTGATAAAGCCAAAACTCTCATCAATAGGAGCAGGACCACCTGTTCGTCTTCTTTTCCTCCTCCTATTATTACTTCTACTTCCGTGTTGCAGCGGCtcacctcttcttcttcttcttcatctcaaTCAACTGCTGTTCTTCGTTTTTTATCCACTTCTTCTGATTCAATGGCTTCCGATTATTCATCCACTCCGGTCACTCTTAACAACGTTAACCCAAAG GTTTTGAAATGTGAATATGCTGTCCGAGGAGAAATAGTCAACCTTGCTCAG AAATTACAACAAGACCTCAAGGAGAATCCAGGCTCTCATCCCTTTGATGAG ATCTTATACTGCAATATTGGAAATCCTCAATCCCTGGCTCAGCAGCCTATTACTTTCTTTAGGGAG GTCCTTGCATTATGTGATCATCCACTTATTTTGGACAAAAGTGAAACTCAAGGTTTGTTCAG TGCGGATTCAATAGAACGAGCTTTTCAGATCCTCGACCAAATTCCTGGTAGAGCAACAGGTGCATACAGCCACAGTCAG GGTATCAAAGGATTACGTGATACAATTGCTTCTGGTATCGAAGCTCGTGATGGCTTCCCTGCCGATCCAAATGATATTTTCTTGACTGATGGTGCAAGCCCTGCG GTTCACATGATGATGCAGTTGCTCATCGGGTCAGAGAATGACGGAATTCTCTGTCCCATCCCCCAATATCCTCTTTATTCTGCTTCGATTGCTCTCCATGGTGGCACTCTC GTTCCTTATTATCTTGATGAGGAAACAGGATGGGGACTTGAGGTCTCAGAGCTTGAGAATCAGCTGAAAACTGCAAAATCTAAGGGTATTAACGTTAGGGCTTTGGCTGTGATCAATCCAGGCAACCCAACTGGGCAG GTTCTCGCTGAGGCTAACCAACGAGAAATTGTGGAATTCTGCAAGAAAGAAGGCCTTGTTCTTCTGGCGGATGAA GTGTATCAGGAAAATGTTTATGTGCCTGAGAAGCAGTTCCACTCATTTAAGAAAGTTGCCCGCTCTATGGGATTTGGAGAAAAGGACATCTCTTTAGTTTCTTTTCAGTCTGTGTCTAAAG GATTCTATGGAGAGTGTGGAAAGCGAGGAGGTTACATGGAGGTTACTGGATTTAGCCCTGAGATAAGAGAACAGATATACAAAGTGGCATCTGTCAATCTGTGTTCCAACATTTCTGGTCAGATTCTTGCGAGCCTTGTCATGAGCCCTCCGAAG GTGGGTGATGAATCATACGAGTCTTTTGCTGCTGAGAAAGAAGGGATACTTTCATCCTTGGCAAGACGTGCAAAG ACACTAGAAGATGCATTCAGTAATTTGGAGGGAGTAACATGCAATAAAGCAGAGGGTGCAATGTATCTATTTCCACGTATCAACTTACCTGACAAAGCAATAAAAGCAGCAGAAGAAGCTAAAATTGCACCAGATGCATTTTATGCTCGGCACCTCCTTAATGCTACCGGAATTGTTGTTGTCCCAGGCTCTGGATTTGGCCAG CGTCCTGGAACGTGGCATTTTAGGTGCACAATATTACCGCAAGAAGAGAAGATACCAGCTATTGTATCTCGTCTTACAGAATTCCATAAGCTGTTCATGGATGAATTCCGCGGCTAA